The Paenibacillus sp. 37 sequence CCCCCCTCTGAATAGTTTTTCTTTAATGGATTCTGGATATATATTTTTCCATTATTTCATAGCTGATCGCCCATTGAAATTTTTCCAGGATGACTCCTTCGGTATCCAATAAATATGTCGTGGGATAAGCAACAACTTGCTAAGTTTGCACAACATCACTCTTCTCGTCCATGACAATTGGAAACGTGAGTTGTTGTTCATTAACGAAGGTCTGAACGTCTTCCAAATTCTCTTCTGTAAGCGTCATGTTGACCCCCAGAATGACAACATCTTTTGCCTTGAAATCCTGAAAAATATTCTGCATATGAGGCATTTCCACCTGACATGGCGGACACCAGGTAGCCCAAAAATTAACCAGTACGATCTTGCCCTTAAAATCAGACAGCTGAACTGTAGTCCCCTTTAAGTCCGTAAGTGTAAAGTCCGGCGCCAGCTGTCCCTTCAGGATCCCCGTCCTCAACTGCTTGTTTTCTGACTTCGTTATTTGTATTGTTTCTGAGGGTGATTTTTTAAAATAATCGTAGCCGCCATAAACGACAAGTCCTATCAAAACAAGGATCGCAATCAGGTTTTTTCTCAACTGATTCATCACCATCCACTAAAAGTTGATATCCAAAAGTGTATATTGGGCCAGCCAGGCACTAATTCTCTGCAGTTGTCCGGTAAACAACAAAAATCCCAGACCAATGACTAACCAGCCGTTCAATTTGGACAGAAAAGGAACCCATTTGTTGATTTTTTTCATTAATTGCAGAGAATAAGTCAATAACCATGAAATCAACAGGAACGGCACTCCCATTCCGAGGGAATAGACGGTAAGCAGCCCAACGCCATTCCACAGCGTATCACTGGACCCGGCCAGAAGTAAAATAGCTGACAACGCCAAACCCACACAAGGGCTAAAGCCCGCACCAAAGGCCAGACCAGTAAGCAGTGAACGCACTGCACCACGACTTCTTTTCGTCTTGAATTCTCTTGTCTTACCGGACATCAGCAACCGGAAATTTAGAATCCCCGCCATTTGTAAGCCAAAGATAATAATCAATAAGCCGCTTATTTTTTGAATTACATCGCGTTCCCGGGCAAAGAAATGGCCTATAAAACTTGCCGAAGCTCCCAGCGAAATAAGAAAAAAGGGATAGAAAAATCATCTTCCCCCTATTTACAACCAGCTTGCCATCTTGAACGGATGAACCGGTCAAATGAGAAATGAAAGCAGGGAGTAGCAGAAAAACACAAGGGGATAAAAAGGATAGTACACCTGCGGCAAAGGCTGAGAAAACATTAATATTATTCATCGAACCCTCTCTTTTGCTTGTTATCGGTCAACCCGCCCATTCCGGCCAGACCCGCGGCGGCTATAAGGTAGAATACCTGCTGCTTGTTGAATGATAAAAACCACGGTTGCCGTTCGGAAATGAAAAACCAAAGTACAATATGTCCGATACAGAACCAGACAACATAAACGAACCTTCTGGCGGCAGGCAAATTTGATGCTCTTGTAGTCTGTAGAAGGATAAGAAGTACAATGGATAATACTGCGCTTGTCAAATGAAACCATATGAGCTCCGCTCCGGTAAGAAGCAACAATATCCGTGAAGCTAAGTAACCCGCCAGCATATATATCATCAAGCTGTCGACCCAAGCCGCAAATATTATATTCCGCTTTGAGGCTGCCCTCCAGATATAGACCACTGCTGCCAAAGATGCCAGCCATGCCCCGCGTTCCCCGCCATCATAATACAGGAGAGAGATCGGACGCTGAATAACCTCCACGGGATAAAATAGCAAATAACTTGTTTTCCAGACAACCATCCATAACCAGAACGCGTTGGTAAGGGGGGCAACACTTCCTCTTGTGCCCTTTGATTCCGATAATGGTAACGCAACATCAACCAGCCCGCTGTTCCAAACCAAAAATAGAATATCAGTTGTCCGTTTAAGACTAAAGAACCGACTTGAATATTATGCAATTAGCCACCCCTCACTGAAGAGCATAACGCATCTTTACTCAACAATTATACTCGTCTAAGCACTTCGTGGAACACCTGCTTATGTTCCACGAGCGTCCATTTCTTCTAGCCTTGTTTACGAGCGATAATGACATAATGCTGCTCGTTTGGAAATGAAATCTGTTCGATTGTAAAGCCGTGTTCTTCGAAAGACTGGGACAACTCGCTGGAATGCAAACGATGTTCAAGCGGTGGCCCCTGCTCCATTTGCTTCTTTTCCCATTCGATACAAAGTACTTTACCTCCCGCCTTCAGCACTCTTTGTATTTCTTTTAAACCGTCTTGAAGCGGCTCCACCTCATGGATTACGAAAGAAGCAATAATATGGTCTGCAGCTTGTGATTCCACAGGTATCTGCTCAATTTTTCCCTCTAAAAGTTCTACATTGGTTGTTTCTTGTTCAGCTATTTTTTCTTGAAGATGCTGCAGCATCAGAGGAGAAACGTCTAATGCATAAACTTGATGACAGAGAGTCGAAGCCGGTAACGTAAAATACCCTGTACCCGCACCCAAATCTAATATGGTATCACTTTTCTTAATATCCAATAAAGCTAGAATGGTTTCCGGTGGTAAAGCCTTTTTTCTCTCCAGACTATCTAACCTTGCAAGTTTTTCGGGATTGAATCTTTTTTCCATAATGTTACACACTTCCTTTTTTTTGATCTATTTCCATGCAGTTGAATCCGCATTCTCGGAGAGATCTTTCGTTTTTTCTGTGGTATCAGACCAAGCCGCCATCGTTGACACCACTCATCAGTGCCAGATGACATCTGTTGCGTAACCGATGATACTTCTTGCAACTGGGGCTTCAGCCAGTTTGTTCGCTGATCCCGCAATCCGTCCAATGTTTAGAGCCATAAGTTCCATCGTATGGTTCATTTCCTTCGCCCCATGCGCCGGGGCTACGGTACCTTTCATTGATTTCCCTGATTTGTTCAGAGATCTCTTTGATTGTAGTTACGCTTTGCTTAGAAGCTTGAGTTAGCACCTCTGAATTTTCCGACAACGCTAAAACTATTCCTTTGATGTGCTGAATCCGTTTTCCTGTCGTTACAACCAAACTGTCGATAGAATTGGTCATCTTGCCTATTTCATCCTTCGAAATCATACCCATAACTAGCTTTGCGACAACCCCCAGCAGCACTACGGAGACAAATAGTAGGAGAGAACTGATCAATTTGGCCTTCATGCTTGTGCTAAAGATTGTATTTAAATTGGAATCATCTGCCATGCTGTTTACATAATAGAAATTTACACTATTGATCAATACCAGTAGAAAGAAGGATATCAGGATAAAACGTGAGTTTTAGTGCTTATTTTAAGATCCTGAAAGGTTGTTCCTCCTGAGTCAGTCTTACCTTTTTCTTTGAACGAATACCTCCTCCACCTGATTAGCGTTTATCTACCTGAGAGGGCTCTTTTTTCAAAAAATGCTCCGTTCATTTGTTTGAAAATTATTTTCCTGCCGCATTTAGAATTTTATCTTTCAGTACAGATTTCGTATTTACTCCGACCATTTGTTCAACCAGCTTACCATCTTTAAACAGCAGCAAGGTCGGAATGCTTCGAACGCCAAATCGTATAGCCAATTCCTGCTCATCATCAACATTAACTTTAGCGATATTAGCTTGACCCTTTAGCTCATTCGCCAATTCTTCAACAATGGGGAGTTGAATTCGGCATGGACCACACCAAGGTGCCCAAAAATCAACCAGGGAAACTCCTGATTCAATATGATTTTGAAACGTATCTTTTGTCAAAGCCATTGCACTCATATGACTTGCCTCCTCAAAACTTAGTTAAATATTGGATTTCTTCAAAATGTATAATAGATTAATGAGGCCTCTTAAGCGTTCTTTGATAATGAGACATCACCATTGATGAAGATTTGAACTCCGGCTTTTTTTAGCATATTACCAACGTCGCAGTTCCGGTCGGCCGCTGCAAAGGTTCGATCGGCAGATTGAATCTCCTCTTCAGTCGCACCAGTAGGCAGCACAATTGCTGGGTAATGGGTGATCTTGAATCCTTCTTCTTTGGAGACACTTGCTTCCGAATGCATCTTCAGGCTTTCTACAGCAAGATTTCTTGCCTCTAGCATGCCTACAAGGGTCATCAGAAAGCATGTTGCGGCGGAAGTGACTAGCAGTTCCTTCGGTTCGGTACCTTCACCAGTGCCGCCGAAGGATTGGGGAACAGCAATTTCTGTTTTTAGATAGCCAGCTTCGACTTTTCCACTTCCACTTTTATTCCCGTTCCATTCTATTTTCAATGTCGTTTTTGACTGATCCATAACTCACTTCTCCTTTAGTTTAGTCAACTAGTTATTTGTTAATAAAGTAAATCTTTCTCTACGATTTGCACTTGCAACAAATTCGTGGTGAACGGCTTGATACAAATCCTGTTTACTCACGCTAGGGTTATCATTTTCGAGTCAGTGGATCTCCCCATGTATTTACTCCACCTTGGAGTTGAACGAGTTTAGAGTATCCGCTCTTACTTAAAATTTTGGCTGCACTTTTGCTGCGCATACCGCTTTGGCAGTAAAGAAAAACGGTGTTATCTTTTGGTATCTCGACCAGGCGTCGCTTCAATTGAGATAAAGGAATGTTTACAGCTCCCTTGATGAAACCTCTTTTATACTCGCCAGGTTCACGTACATCAACCACAAGACTTTTACTGTCTGCTTTCATCTCATTTCGGAAATCGTCTGATCTTAAATTTTTCAGGCCTTTTACCGGCTTAAGCCGTGTATAAAGCAACCATACAACAAGAAGCAGGATTGCGATATTAATAACAGTATTTATGTTCACAGGATTCTCCCTTTCTATTCACGGATAAAAAGCAACCTTTGACTGCATATAGTTGATAAAATCCGCGGCGTGCAAGAATTCTGGCTGCTTTTCTTCTCGTGAGCCAGTTTCGTGAAAAAATAATCACTTCGTTATGTGGTGAAAGTTCCTTATGCCATACAACTGGCAAACGACCAATGGATATATTTATCGAGTCGGGAATATGACTAAGCCAATATTCACTTGAATCCCTAACATCTAGTATTTTTACGTTGGACCACCGATCATCTAAAGGATCCCACTCTTTGCTGTGCACATAAGTAAGTGAGGGGACTGGCCACAACTGAACCAACAACCATATAATCAGTAAACCCGCTAAGATGAAAATAAGAGTCATTTATGACATCCTTTCAGTAACGTTAGGAACCTATGATCAAATTAATTGATCGAAATCTGACCACTCATTAAGGCCACCTGTCATATTCACAACTTTATATCCTTTCTCATGAAGAAGCTTACAGGCAAGACCGCTTCGATTTCCGCTTCGGCACATAATGATGATCTCCTGAGCAGGATTTAATTCATGAAGTTGTTCCATTAATTGTCCTAACGGAATGTGCTTAGCTCCTTTCACATGCCCTTCTGCCCATTCAGCAGTTTCACGGACATCCAGCATGATGAGATCTTTTCCTTGTTTTAGTTGCTCGGCTACTTCTTGCGGTGTAATCTCTTTTGGGACTCGAAATGTCATAATTATCCTCTCCTTGTTGTTTAAATTTATATTTTAACTAGCTCACCATAGCTCTTTAACTTAGGTTACTAGTATTGCGTTATCTGAGTGTTGTTCATTCCTCAGGTTTTTTGTAGCTAGTAAGACAATTGAGAGATGACCTATTAGCTAGGTATATCCTTACTTCATCAGCCGCAGAACACCGCGAAACTGGCCTAATCTACCTGATTTAGTACATTTGCTTATTACCCATACTCCTATAGGTATCATGATGCCGCATTTGACCTTTAACAACCCTCTGCTGAAAGATTACTTTTAGCCCGATTTACAGTAGGAAATCATAAAGTCTATATAGCAATAGAGTGATCTATAGATATAAAGATTCTAGTACTTGTTTTCAAATCTTAGCCTATGCTTTCGAAATGAAAACATAATCAAACTGTTTTCATTTTATCATCTGCAATAAGTTAACATTTCATTTCGCTGCAAAACTCGACATGTGAAGGGAATTGTACCTTTTATCTACCAGATTATCTTCATCTAAAACAACAGCAGCTGTCAAAAATCACAGCAGCTGTTGTTTTTGTTAGATGAACTAGTTAAAGGATATTGAAGTTAACGGCTTTTCACAAGGAGATCTATGGCTTCCTTCACCAATTTACCTGTATCCTTATTGCCAGCCTCCTGTTCAGCCATAATGCACTCTTGGAGATTCTCAGCAACGATTTGCGCAATAGCTCTATCAGAGGCATTACGAACGGCAGACAACTGGGCAACGACCTCTTTACAAGATTTACCTTCCTCCATTAATCGAAGCACACCACGAACCTGGCCTTCAATTCTCCGCAAACGTGTTTTCAAGCTGTCTGTATAGTTATACTCCATATAAAATCTACACTCCTTCATAACATACCTGTATAGGTATATTATAGAGCAAAAAATATTAGCGTACACCTTTAAATAAATTAGTTTATCTATCCAATTGTTTCATTCCCAGCAGGGCCATGGTCATAGTACAGGCAACCTCTAATCCTGTGCCACCTCAATCAATTTGAGACAAAGACAAAGCGTTGGGCTTATCACGTGCTTAATTACCTGCGGTCCGTGCCCCCAAATAGTTCTTATTGAACTGCCCGAGTTTTGATGACCTCATTCTTCCGCAGAGCATTGAGCTTCTAAAAAGTAAAAAGTATAGTTAATTCGTGTTTATAGGCAGTTGCAAAGAGCAATAGAAATAAAAAATCTTACTAATGCTTTATAGCAATTTACTGCTAAACGTACGATTGATGTTTTTTTTCAGCCACTAAGGAATACTACTTTCTCGTTATACCCATCCCCCTGTAGGATAATGTATAGTAGGTACACTCTGTAAGACAGTTCTTTTCTATATGCTCTTAAAGGATAGATGCCCAAACCTTTACAGCTGTCAGGGCAATAAGCACGACCAGTCCATAACGAAGTACTTTAACATTGATTTTAGAACTGATTTTGGAACCGAAAGGGGCGCCGATCAGGCTTCCGACCACCGTGAATAAAGTAGGCCAAAAGGGAATATGACCGCCGGTGAGTTTTCCAATAACTCCGCCAATGGCTGAAATAAAGACGATCGCAAGAGAGGAAGCGATGGTCGTACGGGTTGGAATCTTAAGGATAGTGAGCATAATGGGAATCAGGATAAAAGCGCCACCCGCACCCACGATTCCGGATACAATCCCAACTATGAAGGCCGAGACTATCGCTATAACTCTGTTGAATTGAAGATTGTCTTTAATTTCATCGGAGCCTTTGCGAGGTATCAGCATTAGAATAACTGCTAACACGGCAAGGATACCATAGATCAGGTTAATGATATCTCCTTGAAGAAGCCCTGATATATAACCTCCGATTAGACTTCCCGCCAAAATGCTGATGCCCATGAAAACAACCAGTTCCTGATGAACGACAGCAGGCCCCATGTTTTCCTTGCTATTTTTCTGAAACGCCAGTAGACCTGCAAGAGACGCAAAAAAAACTTGGAACATACTGATCGAAGAAACCTCATGTGCTGAGAAAGATGCTGCATCGAATAAAGGTGGTACATACAGCAGTAACGGATACATTATGATAGCACCACCTATTCCAAGCAATCCTGAAAAGAAGGATCCGATTAAGCCGAGAACGATCATGATGACCAATAACGAAATATCCACCATTCCCCTCCTTTCTTTGTTTGAGGGTTGCTTACGAAAGTTTGAAACAAAGCGAACACACTGCAGTGTGTTCGCTTTGTTTCATTTTTTCATTTAAATCTTTTTGACGTGAAATTTATAGATACCGTTCACTTCTTCATGGGCAATCAATTTGTGTTTCGTTTGTTTTACCCATGCTTGAAAGTCATTAACCGAGCCTTTGTCCGTTGAAAGTACTTCCATGATTTGTCCGGATTCAAGACCATCCAGCGCCTTTTTTGCTTTTACGATTGGCATAGGGCATGACAGCCCTTTCGTATCTACTACCAAGTCTGTTTTCATCTTGAGTTTTCCTCCTTTAGTGGTCATGCACGGCACAGCGATTCGGACCGATTTCCATCTCACGCTGTTCATCTTCGTGTGGTGTTATTCTCCCCATGTTCATCTGGCGGATTTCTTGATACGCATTCGGCTGAGGTGGAAGACTCTCAGTCACAGTACGCCGGAATACATCCTCATCACGAATGTTAAGACCAGGGTTATTGTGATACAAGTCAGAAAGTTTGGCCATCACTCGACCACCCTCACCCAACTCAGTCAATTTTCCGAAATGAGCAGGCAATACGATCAGATCTTGAGATAGTTCTGTAAATCGCTTATAAAGCGTATTATGAAGATCACCCACCCAGTCTTCAGCGAGACCCGCCAAATCAGGGCGACCGATCGATTCAACAAAAAGGATATCGCCGGTTAACAAATATTGATCATCCACAATGAATGATGTGCTTCCAATCGTGTGACCAGGAGAGTAAATCGGCTGAATCCGAATTGTTGTGGAACCTACTGTGATATCACGACCCTCTTCAAGTTTTTCGTAATTGAAAGTGACTTCAGTTGCATCTTTTGGCGGCAACCAATAAGTCGCTCCGGTTTGCTCGGCCAGTTTACGTCCGCCGGAAATATGATCGGCATGCAGGTGTGTGTCCAGTGTGTGTTTAATCTGTACATCTTGCTCTTTGGCAAACTGTTCAAACACTTCGGTCATGCGAAGAGTGTCAATAACTGCGGCTTCACCGCCTGAAACAACCATATAAGACAAGCACCCTTTACCAATTCGTACGAACTGATACAAAGAGCCACCGTCCTTTAATTCTCCAATCTGCACTGGCTCCAGATGCTCACTCCAAGATTTCATACCGCCTTCTAGGTAATACACGTTGGATCTGCCGGCTTCAATAATTTGTTCTGCTACAAATTTGGAAGACCCCTCTTTAGCACAGACAACAAGCATTTTTTTGTCATCAGGAATCCTGTTGAGCACATCATCTACACCGTCTAAGAGATCGAAATAAGGAATGTTAATGATATCTACACTGTCGCCTTCAACTTTCCAATCGTTAAAGTCCGTTTCATTACGAACATCAAGGATAAAGATTTCTTCTTTAGCCAAGACGATTCGAGTAAGTTCTTTGGCCGTCATCGCTTTTAATTCCATTTTCGATTCTCCTTTCATTTAAAAAGTTAATGTAACATTGGCATCTTTCGCAAAATCCAGAAAAGTGACAGCTCCGCCTACTTCAATCCCTTCAATAAAATCCTCTATTGTCAAGTTCATAACGTCCATAGTCATCTGACAAGCAATAATCTTAACACCTAACTCCTGAGCCATTTCTACAAGCTGTGGTATCGTTGGAACATTTGCATTCTTGAACCCTTCAGCAAAATGTTCAGCCCCTTCAGGTAACGGCAGTTGGTGATGTGCTTGCTTATGAATCAGATTCAATCCTTCAAATGTAAAGAAAATGGCAACCTCTGCTTCAGTTGCTGCAGAAGCAGTTGCGATATTAAACACCTTATATGCATCGAACATTCCACCATTACTTGCAATAATAGCTACTTGTGTACTCATTGATATACCTCCGTTATTTTGTTGGTTTTATTATTTTTCGGTTGGACCTGTCCAACTAGTCATGCCGGGTTCTACATTCGTGACTTGTTTAAACCCTTTTTCAGTAAGCAATTGACAGGCAAGGTCACTGCGGTTGCCTGTTTGGCATACTACATAAATTTCTGCATCCTGATTAAGTTCCTGGATTCGACTTTCGAGTTCACCTAGTGGAATGGAAAGGGCTCCAGCAATTCGGTTAAACGCATATTCGGCAGGTTCACGTACATCCAGTAAGATCATCTTTTTGTTTTCAATAAGTTTTTCCTCCAAATCTTCATTGGAAATGACTTGTGGATGCTTCTTCTCTTTCTTTATTTCAGTAGAATTTGCCTTACGGACATAATGCTTGAGAACATTGCCATCCTCTACTGTACCGAGATAATGATGTCCAGTATTTTTGGTCCATCCTTGAATGTCTGCCAGAGATCCTTTATCTGTGGCTTGCACTTCAATAACTTGACCAGCATCAAGTTGATCCATTGCTTTTTTTGTTCTAACGATTGGCATTGGACATGAAAGTCCCATGCAATCGAGTGTCTGATCTACTTTAATTTCGGCCATGAAAGCAACCTCCTTAAAATTTGTTGCGAACAAGACAATCTCTTAGGATATATTAAATTCTCCCTTTTGGACTGTAGTTTACAACGAGAATCTCATTAGGGTCGATAACTTTATACCCATACCCCTATGGGTATAATACAAAGAGTTTTCGTTATTGTCAACCTCAAGTACTAAAATAATGAAGTGTCGCTTCAAGCCTGGGATAATAGTGATTGACTTTACATCCCTTTTGAACTTTGTTTGTTCAGAACGTTATGATTTTTAATACCTAGCCGCCCGTATTTAACCTCTTATCGTGTCAGTTGTTCCAAAATAATGTAAACATTTTCATGTATTATAGTACTTAATGAGTTTTAAGTGCATTCGCTAAATGTTTAGATATTCATCTAATCGGCAATCGGAATATGTTCTTGTCCATTCCGGCAATCGGTACAAGTTCTTGTCCTTGGCTTGGGACACGAACTTGTACCGATAAAACAAAAAAGCCGCTAAAATGTGGTCATAACCCTGTCAAGTAGACAGTACAAAAAAAGACAAGGATTTAAGCTGCGTCCGTTTCCCGGTATTCTACCGGGGAACGGTCGTTTAGTTTTTTCTGGAATCGGTTTTGGTTGTAAAACAATATGTATTCGCTCACTTGCTGTTCAACCTCTGCTTTGTCGGCCGCCTTATTCAAGTATATTTTCTCGGTCTTCAAATGAGAGAAGAAGGACTCGATACAGGCATTGTCTGGACAATTTCCACGTCTGGAGTGGCTGCCTAGCATGCCGAGCTGTTTCAGTTTACGGTTAAAGGGCTTCGAGGTATATTGAAATCCTTGATCCGAGTGCAGGATTACGCCACTCAAGTCCACGTGCTTACGGAGTCTATCCAGCGTTTCATGAACTAAAGCGAGGTCATTTGGTTCAGAAAGATGCCACGCTACAATTTCGTTATTGTATAAATCCTGAATGACAGAGAGATACACAAAATGTTCTCCAGCACGAATATAGGTAAAGTCCGTAACTAGCTTCGTTCGTGGCGTATCCGCCCGAAACTGGCGCTCAAGCCGATTTGGATTTACCACAGAAGCTTGTTTTCCAAAGAATCGACGTTTCTTTCGAATGACAGAACAGATGCCTAATTGTTTCATTAATCGGTACACCTTTTTGTGGTTGACCCTAAGACCTTCCCTCCGTAAAGCTACCGTCATTCAAAGATAACCAAAGTAGGGATGTACGCGATGGATGGCAAACAAATGCGATTCTAATTCATGTTCCTTGTATCGACGTTCTTTTGCCGCTGATCTGCTTTTTCTCCACTTGTAATAACCCGAGCGGGAAACCGCAGCTAGCTTTAAGAGCCAAACCAGACCATGGCGTGCTCGCAGGTCTTCTATGATTTGAAATCTGGCAGCTTTACTCGTCACTCCTTGTGTATACTGCTTTTTTAAGTATTCAATCTCCGCCCGCAAGTATGCCATCTCTTCATCCATACTGGAAAACGTTGTTCTAAGGCGTCCCCGTTTGGATGTAGCAGGTTCTAGACTCATTCCCTGTTTCGCTTTTGCTGCCCATACTTGTACCTGAGATTTGTTTTGAATATCTAAACGAGTCGCTACTTCACGTATACTCATATGTTCCTCGTTGACCAGTCGGGCCGCCTCCAATTTCAATTCCAAGGAGTACCGCCGGAAAGTTTTGTCCTTTTTTAGCCATGAAAAAATCCTCTTCGTTTGACATGATATAGTTCATCTTACCAGATGTCTTTTTACTCTTGTCTACTAAAAGGGGATAATACCAAAATAGCGACTTTCAATGGGTGCATGTTTCTTGTCCCTCGACATTTACTTCAAAATAAGCTATCAAACGCACGTTCCATTGAATCGGCTTCTTTTGAAACCGCCAAGAATACATATTTCCCCTTTGTCTTTAACACATGATGTTCGAGCAGATAATATTCATCCGGGCGATAGTCCTTGAATTTCATTTTTTGCGTTTCGATTCGTTGCTCCATATTTTCTTTGACGCTTTCAGATTGACTCTCATCCTTTAGTTTGATGACGGCCAATTCATCAGCTTTTACATTCGATGTTGACGTATAAAGGATAAAATCATCCACGCTGTCTGCATCAATGTTATACAATTTCTGCAGCTTATTCAGATCCTGCTTTTTCATTTCTTTTAGGCTCACGGCCTGTTCGATACTTTTTCCGATTTCAGTGGCCGACTGTTGTTCTGAAATCTTGTCATCCTTGCCTACGCATCCGGACAAAACGCCAATTACGACGATGAATACAAGCATAACGGGGGAAAAAATTCTTTTCCCTCTCCATTGCTTTTTCATTTGATCACTCCGTTACATTTTTTATGGATGGGTCCTCGAAAAACGTATTCGCATTATAAAGAAATAGCATGTCCTGAATTCCCTGTTCGTTCGCCAGCGACGCCAAATCCTCTTCATAATACCGAAGGTCTACCACGTTTATTTCGCTAAAATGCTTTAATAAGAAAGGAATCAGGCTGTTAGCGTACGAATCTTTGACTACCAGCAGCTTTCTACCGCTCGGATTAGCCGTTTTAATATGGATTTGTGCATGATTTCCGTTAAGAAACACCGCATATTTATCCTTCCTGAGCAGTTGCTCCATCGCATACAATGAATCCGTGGTCTTCTCTTCATCGACATACGTTACGGTATATTTCTCTTGATCCTTTGGCAAATAAAGCTCCAAACGATCGGGCTGCATATGTCTGAACCCGCTTTTTGAATAAAGCGAGCCGTAAAATTCATCGGTTACTTGCTGGATGTTAAACTCTTCCTCTTTTTG is a genomic window containing:
- a CDS encoding peroxiredoxin family protein, with protein sequence MRKNLIAILVLIGLVVYGGYDYFKKSPSETIQITKSENKQLRTGILKGQLAPDFTLTDLKGTTVQLSDFKGKIVLVNFWATWCPPCQVEMPHMQNIFQDFKAKDVVILGVNMTLTEENLEDVQTFVNEQQLTFPIVMDEKSDVVQT
- a CDS encoding cytochrome c biogenesis CcdA family protein, with amino-acid sequence MGHFFARERDVIQKISGLLIIIFGLQMAGILNFRLLMSGKTREFKTKRSRGAVRSLLTGLAFGAGFSPCVGLALSAILLLAGSSDTLWNGVGLLTVYSLGMGVPFLLISWLLTYSLQLMKKINKWVPFLSKLNGWLVIGLGFLLFTGQLQRISAWLAQYTLLDINF
- a CDS encoding cytochrome c biogenesis CcdA family protein — translated: MNNINVFSAFAAGVLSFLSPCVFLLLPAFISHLTGSSVQDGKLVVNRGKMIFLSLFSYFAGSFGKFYRPFLCPGTRCNSKNKRLIDYYLWLTNGGDSKFPVADVR
- a CDS encoding class I SAM-dependent methyltransferase, whose translation is MEKRFNPEKLARLDSLERKKALPPETILALLDIKKSDTILDLGAGTGYFTLPASTLCHQVYALDVSPLMLQHLQEKIAEQETTNVELLEGKIEQIPVESQAADHIIASFVIHEVEPLQDGLKEIQRVLKAGGKVLCIEWEKKQMEQGPPLEHRLHSSELSQSFEEHGFTIEQISFPNEQHYVIIARKQG
- the trxA gene encoding thioredoxin; its protein translation is MSAMALTKDTFQNHIESGVSLVDFWAPWCGPCRIQLPIVEELANELKGQANIAKVNVDDEQELAIRFGVRSIPTLLLFKDGKLVEQMVGVNTKSVLKDKILNAAGK
- a CDS encoding OsmC family protein, encoding MDQSKTTLKIEWNGNKSGSGKVEAGYLKTEIAVPQSFGGTGEGTEPKELLVTSAATCFLMTLVGMLEARNLAVESLKMHSEASVSKEEGFKITHYPAIVLPTGATEEEIQSADRTFAAADRNCDVGNMLKKAGVQIFINGDVSLSKNA
- a CDS encoding rhodanese-like domain-containing protein — its product is MNINTVINIAILLLVVWLLYTRLKPVKGLKNLRSDDFRNEMKADSKSLVVDVREPGEYKRGFIKGAVNIPLSQLKRRLVEIPKDNTVFLYCQSGMRSKSAAKILSKSGYSKLVQLQGGVNTWGDPLTRK
- a CDS encoding rhodanese-like domain-containing protein, with translation MTLIFILAGLLIIWLLVQLWPVPSLTYVHSKEWDPLDDRWSNVKILDVRDSSEYWLSHIPDSINISIGRLPVVWHKELSPHNEVIIFSRNWLTRRKAARILARRGFYQLYAVKGCFLSVNRKGESCEHKYCY
- a CDS encoding rhodanese-like domain-containing protein, with product MTFRVPKEITPQEVAEQLKQGKDLIMLDVRETAEWAEGHVKGAKHIPLGQLMEQLHELNPAQEIIIMCRSGNRSGLACKLLHEKGYKVVNMTGGLNEWSDFDQLI
- a CDS encoding metal-sensitive transcriptional regulator, producing MEYNYTDSLKTRLRRIEGQVRGVLRLMEEGKSCKEVVAQLSAVRNASDRAIAQIVAENLQECIMAEQEAGNKDTGKLVKEAIDLLVKSR
- a CDS encoding sulfite exporter TauE/SafE family protein; this encodes MDISLLVIMIVLGLIGSFFSGLLGIGGAIIMYPLLLYVPPLFDAASFSAHEVSSISMFQVFFASLAGLLAFQKNSKENMGPAVVHQELVVFMGISILAGSLIGGYISGLLQGDIINLIYGILAVLAVILMLIPRKGSDEIKDNLQFNRVIAIVSAFIVGIVSGIVGAGGAFILIPIMLTILKIPTRTTIASSLAIVFISAIGGVIGKLTGGHIPFWPTLFTVVGSLIGAPFGSKISSKINVKVLRYGLVVLIALTAVKVWASIL
- a CDS encoding sulfurtransferase TusA family protein; translation: MKTDLVVDTKGLSCPMPIVKAKKALDGLESGQIMEVLSTDKGSVNDFQAWVKQTKHKLIAHEEVNGIYKFHVKKI
- a CDS encoding MBL fold metallo-hydrolase, coding for MELKAMTAKELTRIVLAKEEIFILDVRNETDFNDWKVEGDSVDIINIPYFDLLDGVDDVLNRIPDDKKMLVVCAKEGSSKFVAEQIIEAGRSNVYYLEGGMKSWSEHLEPVQIGELKDGGSLYQFVRIGKGCLSYMVVSGGEAAVIDTLRMTEVFEQFAKEQDVQIKHTLDTHLHADHISGGRKLAEQTGATYWLPPKDATEVTFNYEKLEEGRDITVGSTTIRIQPIYSPGHTIGSTSFIVDDQYLLTGDILFVESIGRPDLAGLAEDWVGDLHNTLYKRFTELSQDLIVLPAHFGKLTELGEGGRVMAKLSDLYHNNPGLNIRDEDVFRRTVTESLPPQPNAYQEIRQMNMGRITPHEDEQREMEIGPNRCAVHDH
- a CDS encoding DsrE/DsrF/DrsH-like family protein, with amino-acid sequence MSTQVAIIASNGGMFDAYKVFNIATASAATEAEVAIFFTFEGLNLIHKQAHHQLPLPEGAEHFAEGFKNANVPTIPQLVEMAQELGVKIIACQMTMDVMNLTIEDFIEGIEVGGAVTFLDFAKDANVTLTF